A window from Gossypium raimondii isolate GPD5lz chromosome 7, ASM2569854v1, whole genome shotgun sequence encodes these proteins:
- the LOC105786528 gene encoding uncharacterized protein LOC105786528, with product MEAVAAAKSKREVESKVMEKVGEVIREIERAKHVEQVICALHSLAVLLFPIDSSLLSGSIDEHYKDQVIIAKVHAANERDDWWRAFYQGAAFPTLARVLLLDVASNWLTCFPLSAKKHIYDVFFVNGLSTEVVQVLVPHLQLTSSDVFDVDVVQSNVERLLVLCLLDNDGVFKMALDLAVSPHSEDTINERLKSVVSRVAHIVTCIPDKARLRAPPLLSSHLFFKQITIQLLIGLVERQAITDKSEMDVNLSFLGEIFSRIVRRGSSDVLLSEVTPQVLRHVRSCLSSNTDVVDTDVFESNPESQFWLKIMEAITDSYTVERIAEQLLRQLATEHASDIEAFWVLWILFHQLLKSQSSVRSMFVDKFLLWKVFPVCCLQWILQFAVLECSPIKDSWTKGHEATNGLLDIVQRLAAVWSKRDFVQSAPLEQQAYITAALGLCLEKMSKEELDKTKDAMHSILQGVSCRLESPADLVRKMASTIALVFSKVVDPKNPLYLDDSCNGETIDWEFGLTTSEKGSLSVSNAEKQIDETGTSTSATLSKDLARAADGGKGSGVKSKSKKSSEFSLVDPDEIIDPATLNYESVSDENDDDDASENSDSCDSSLQPYDLTDDDTDLKRKISQLVDVLGALRKSDDADGVERALDVAESLVRASPDELTHLAGDLVRTLVQVRCSDVAVEGEEESAEEKRQRALIALVVTRPFESLDTLNKLLYSPNVDVCQRIMILDVMTLAAEELANAKTMKPKHQKGPLISTISEPQPWFLPSNTGPPGAGSWKEVSDTGTLLNWSIRNERELPLKPGQVKRGKTRRWNLRSGNIQESQTEWSQNKFPLYAAAFMLPAMQGFDKKRHGVDLLGQDFIVLGKLIYMLGVCMKCASMHPEASALAPLLLDMLRAREVCHHKEAYVRRAILFAASCVLIAVHPSSIASSLVEGNIKISEGLEWIRTWALHVADSDPDRECYTMAVSCLQLHSEMALLASRALESTETTFKAKTISLSSNLSKGTIKVPNSNIQYY from the exons ATGGAGGCGGTGGCGGCGGCGAAGAGCAAGAGAGAGGTGGAGAGCAAAGTGATGGAGAAGGTCGGCGAAGTGATAAGGGAAATAGAAAGAGCAAAGCACGTCGAGCAAGTGATTTGCGCTCTTCACTCTTTAGCTGTTCTTCTCTTCCCCATCGATTCCTCTCTTCTCTCAG GGAGCATTGACGAGCATTATAAAGACCAG GTTATTATTGCAAAAGTTCATGCTGCAAATGAAAGGGATGATTGGTGGAGGGCATTTTATCAAGGAGCTGCTTTTCCAACACTGGCTCGTGTTTTGTTGCTTg ATGTTGCTTCCAATTGGCTCACATGTTTCCCTCTTTCAGCAAAGAAACATATCTATGATGTTTTCTTTGTCAATGGACTTTCAACTGAAGTTGTACAGGTTTTGGTTCCTCACCTACAGCTGACCAGCAGTGATGTTTTCGATGTTGATGTTGTTCAGTCAAATGTAGAAAG GTTGCTTGTTCTTTGCCTTCTCGACAATGATGGGGTGTTTAAAATGGCTTTGGACTTAGCTGTTTCACCCCATTCAGAAGATACTATAAATGAAAGGCTCAAGTCAGTTGTGTCTAGGGTAGCACATATCGTAACATGTATTCCCGACAAAGCACGATTGAGAGCCCCGCCTTTACTTTCATCACA TTTGTTTTTCAAGCAGATCACTATTCAACTTCTGATTGGCTTGGTAGAAAGGCAGGCCATCACTGATAAAAGTGAGATGGATGTTAACCTTTCATTTCTTGGAGAAATATTTTCCCGCATCGTTCGACGTGGATCTTCAG ATGTGCTGTTAAGTGAAGTAACTCCCCAGGTTCTCAGACATGTTCGAAGTTGCTTATCTTCAAACACTGATGTAGTTGACACTGATGTATTTGAGTCAAACCCTGAATCTCAATTTTGGTTAAAGATAATGGAAGCAATAACAGATTCCTACACTGTTGAAAGAATTGCAGAACAGCTTTTGCGTCAGCTTGCAACTGAGCATGCAAGTGATATTGAAGCTTTCTGGGTTCTTTGGATATTGTTTCATCAGTTACTAAAATCTCAGTCATCAGTCAG GTCCATGTTTGTTGACAAGTTTTTACTGTGGAAAGTATTTCCTGTTTGTTGCCTGCAGTGGATCTTGCAATTTGCTGTTCTTGAATGTTCACCCATTAAAGATTCGTGGACTAAAGGTCACGAAGCCACCAATGGTCTCTTAGACATAGTGCAACGCCTGGCTGCCGTATGGTCAAAAAGGGACTTTGTACAATCAGCCCCACTAGAGCAGCAAGCTT aTATAACTGCTGCTTTAGGCCTTTGTCTGGAGAAGATGTCCAAAGAGGAACTAGATAAAACAAAGGATGCAATGCACTCAATTCTTCAAGGAGTCAGCT GTAGGCTGGAGAGCCCTGCAGACCTAGTGCGAAAAATGGCTAGCACTATCGCTTTAGTGTTCTCTAAAGTAGTTGATCCAAAAAATCCTCTATATCTTGATGACAGCTGCAATGGGGAGACCATTGACTGGGAATTCGGATTAACCACCTCTGAGAAAGGGAGCTTGTCAGTCTCAAATGCAGAAAAACAAATTGATGAAACAGGGACGTCAACCAGCGCCACTTTAAGTAAAGACTTAGCACGTGCAGCTGATGGTGGGAAAGGAAGTGGGGTGAAGAGTAAAAGCAAGAAATCCTCAGAGTTCAGTTTGGTTGATCCAGATGAGATTATTGATCCAGCTACTCTAAATTATGAATCGGTCtctgatgaaaatgatgatgatgatgcgaGTGAGAATTCTGATTCATGTGACTCCTCTTTGCAGCCATACGACTTGACAGATGATGACacagatttaaaaagaaaaatttcacAGCTGGTTGATGTGCTTGGAGCCTTAAGGAAATCTGATGATGCTGATGGG GTGGAGAGGGCTCTAGATGTTGCTGAAAGTCTTGTACGAGCATCACCTGATGAACTAACACATTTAGCAGGTGATCTTGTTCGAACTCTTGTACAGGTTCGTTGCTCTGATGTAGCTGTAGAAGGCGAGGAAGAATCGGCTGAAGAGAAGCGGCAAAGAGCTTTGATAGCATTGGTTGTCACACGTCCATTTGAATCTCTTGATACCCTAAACAAACTATTATATTCACCGAATGTAGATGTTTGTCAACGCATAATGATACTTGATGTCATGACTCTGGCAGCAGAGGAGCTTGCTAATGCTAAAACTATGAAACCTAAACATCAAAAAGGGCCCCTCATATCAACCATTTCAGAACCTCAACCCTGGTTCTTGCCTAGCAATACAGGGCCTCCTGGCGCTGGATCATGGAAAGAGGTCTCAGATACGGGAACCCTTCTGAACTGGTCGATCCGAAATGAAAGAGAACTTCCACTAAAACCCGGTCAGGTCAAGAGAGGAAAGACTCGCCGGTGGAACCTTAGATCAGGAAATATACAAGAAAGCCAAACTGAATGGTCTCAGAATAAGTTTCCTCTCTATGCGGCAGCATTTATGCTTCCAGCTATGCAGGGATTTGATAAGAAAAGACATGGTGTTGACTTGCTTGGTCAAGACTTTATTGTCCTTGGAAAACTCATCTATATGCTTGGTGTTTGCATGAAATGTGCTTCCATGCATCCCGAAGCATCTGCATTGGCTCCTCTTCTTCTTGATATGTTAAGAGCCAG GGAGGTGTGCCATCACAAAGAAGCATATGTCAGGAGAGCTATCCTTTTTGCAGCATCATGTGTGCTCATTGCTGTTCATCCTTCTTCTATAGCATCTTCCTTGGTTGAAGGAAATATCAAAATCTCTGAAGGGCTTGAATGGATTCGTACATGGGCCCTTCACGTTGCCGATTCCGACCCAGATAGAGAATGCTATACG ATGGCTGTATCATGTCTCCAACTACATTCTGAGATGGCCCTTTTAGCTTCCCGAGCGCTAGAGTCAACCGAAACTACATTCAAAGCCAAGACTATTAGTCTTTCATCCAATCTTTCGAAAGGAACAATCAAAGTCCCCAACTCCAATATTCAATACTACTAG
- the LOC105786543 gene encoding 30S ribosomal protein S21, chloroplastic, with amino-acid sequence MAFSLTSLSKSLSSLLPSQHSLPNLPQNPPNFAPPVSQSDPKSTSIRLSSCLTTPAEETNAITCPSFAYANTLFFKSGHYNVQVVVADNEPEDKLLGRFRRAVFKAGVIQECKRRMFFESSQEKKKRKVREASKRNRRRRPKPKDSAQSKEETSKKDDDEEDGDNWELPEGDLPY; translated from the exons ATGGCGTTTTCCCTCACTTCTCTCTCCAAATCACTTTCCTCTCTCCTCCCTTCCCAACATTCACTACCAAATCTCCCCCAAAACCCACCAAATTTCGCCCCGCCGGTTTCTCAATCGGACCCCAAATCAACATCCATTCGTCTTTCTTCCTGTTTGACCACACCGGCCGAAGAAACCAATGCCATAACATGCCCATCGTTTGCCTACGCCAATACCCTTTTCTTCAAATCGGGTCACTACAACGTCCAGGTGGTGGTGGCCGACAACGAACCGGAGGATAAGCTGTTGGGCCGGTTCAGGAGAGCCGTGTTTAAAGCCGGTGTTATACAGGAATGCAAAAGGAGGATGTTCTTTGAGAGCTCACAGGAAAAAAAGAAGCGTAAAGTAAGAGAAGCTTCTAAAAGGAACCGCAGAAG ACGCCCGAAACCGAAGGATTCGGCACAATCTAAAGAGGAAACCAGTAAGAAGGATGACGATGAAGAAGATGGAGATAATTGGGAGCTTCCTGAAGGAGACTTGCCTTATTAA